A genomic region of bacterium contains the following coding sequences:
- a CDS encoding aminoacetone oxidase family FAD-binding enzyme, producing MKDWRADLVVLGAGAAGLMAAIQAKQERPSLDLLLVEGRPRPGAKLLVSGGGRCNLTNRQIRPGDFNSASPRQVARVLKAFPLTATLDFFTALGLTIAQEEHGRLYPASRRAAHVLEALLAATHRLGIRWLMGSRVTHVRPEGTVWCLEGEGFRIQSRRVILAMGGCSLPRSGSDGAGLRLAARLGLRLTEPIVPALASLTLPDGHVLRSLAGVATPVSLRLEHEKRRWRGELLFTHFGCSGPAVLDASRHVLAARARGRGTRLLVDWLPEMAEDRLHQVLAAPGGRGRAVARLREWLPERLAQTLVELAGLTRDGGLAQLDRGRRVRLVDCLKNLELPVIGARSWHHAETTAGGVSLDELEATTLEARPRPGLHLCGELCDVDGRLGGFNFQWAWSSGAVAGRGAARLLDQQRVDQIA from the coding sequence GTGAAGGACTGGCGCGCCGATCTGGTGGTGCTGGGCGCCGGCGCCGCAGGGCTGATGGCCGCCATCCAGGCCAAGCAGGAAAGGCCCTCCCTCGATCTCTTGCTGGTCGAGGGGCGGCCCCGGCCCGGCGCCAAGCTGCTGGTGTCGGGCGGGGGACGCTGCAATCTGACCAACCGTCAGATTCGGCCCGGTGATTTCAACAGCGCATCCCCCCGCCAAGTGGCCCGGGTGCTCAAGGCCTTCCCGCTGACCGCCACCCTGGACTTCTTCACGGCCCTGGGCCTGACCATCGCCCAGGAGGAACATGGCCGGCTCTATCCCGCCAGCAGGCGGGCCGCCCATGTCCTGGAGGCCCTGCTGGCCGCGACCCACCGATTGGGCATCCGCTGGCTGATGGGCAGCCGCGTCACCCATGTCCGCCCGGAGGGGACGGTCTGGTGCCTGGAGGGGGAAGGCTTCCGCATCCAATCGCGACGGGTCATCCTGGCCATGGGTGGGTGCAGCCTGCCCCGGTCGGGATCCGACGGCGCCGGACTGCGCCTGGCGGCCCGCCTGGGGCTGCGCCTGACCGAGCCGATCGTGCCGGCGCTGGCATCCCTCACACTGCCGGACGGTCATGTCCTCCGTTCCCTGGCCGGGGTGGCGACGCCGGTCTCCCTGCGTCTCGAACACGAGAAGCGACGGTGGCGGGGTGAGCTGCTGTTCACTCACTTCGGGTGTTCGGGTCCCGCCGTCCTGGACGCCTCGCGCCACGTGCTGGCGGCACGCGCCCGGGGACGGGGCACCCGCCTCCTGGTTGACTGGCTGCCGGAGATGGCCGAAGACCGGCTGCACCAAGTGCTCGCTGCGCCTGGAGGAAGGGGCAGGGCGGTCGCGAGACTGCGGGAATGGCTGCCCGAACGGCTTGCTCAGACGCTTGTCGAGCTGGCCGGCTTGACGCGGGACGGCGGCCTTGCCCAGTTGGACCGGGGCCGACGCGTGCGTCTCGTCGATTGCCTGAAGAACCTGGAGTTGCCGGTGATCGGTGCCCGGTCCTGGCATCACGCCGAGACGACAGCGGGCGGCGTCTCGCTGGACGAGCTGGAGGCCACCACCCTGGAGGCCCGCCCCCGGCCGGGTCTCCACCTGTGTGGCGAGCTGTGCGACGTGGATGGGCGACTGGGAGGCTTCAACTTCCAATGGGCTTGGAGCAGTGGGGCTGTTGCCGGCAGGGGCGCGGCGCGGCTCCTTGATCAGCAGCGAGTCGACCAAATCGCGTGA
- a CDS encoding ATP-binding protein, giving the protein MLGATPSPLHDFLHGGRLPFAGRRSARETMAAFGRSIEDRSGPAILLLSGEEGQGKSRLIEEMALTRASWGALAGATLEALSADLESRSPTTARRAAARGGVDGGQRLRHLLPELSRARPHLLALDQCDLLPAAEALRLAGMLRSLPPCMLGLVIAGRPPLLALASHLEFLPMTSLQLEGLAADEVGSLWESLLGQASSPSVTAVLQEECDGRPLLLKQALRHLLQVGWINIGTGRGQSRLVPEQLKEIVRQCVRQLVEGRLAALTAQERTLLRSLALLGSCFARESALLLLGDEGASCLDRLEDAGVLGPPARLPYRLAGPPVQGPLLQIQDSLVARFLRQDHVPPPTRLVECLRGGVPLHSPAVFRHLAAVLPRSPDKQVLLDLLGTATQMVTSLEREAGIDDGETVATALLEALDHAMPWRDDEDLRLAVSRLLAARLFLLKGKAGDASFRDLALDLMELGRHGDRLDLAETRLLGCIHLNRHYMRHSAPDDEALRREMTGLLDRHPTLRHHRAWLVYLGDMGLIAWGRGRHALSQWVRHQFDLLLAQPVSPEFEHLVRQRVGIPLLCCFETRQEAEARLAELRELERTVPASDAVLPALGLHLLLQSGRLADFLERWEEARQIWQTRELSRNMAIAGVWHRAVLLLCGETPETIAHAPTDPMSRIAQELACYECIMLLGRQEWLDVHLDGLPPDAEGERPIQRFLLLWHCLSTWSPRRRSTAPDESFLLAHLPPSHEDDPPRFAALLGLLQAWKRGAQDQALAEGKVLLEMPVARLDHLLILRVMAALSLRWPDLAPAASAAQEAAFAWCAERQLGRVIQAWCRQHGRLLSTGRKRTWMRRAEQACIWNPRELAGDHGQRDNLLHVQVFGRIRLRHPGSLDWHAPGGRRCRILLSLLVANAMLRKPLGRSEFRRMATGGDDADPAARTRTRHRLAIAVHRLREMLGAGSVLTGSGLPQLNLAQVRVDALEAWQALHQAEQALREQRLLPARDALGACLALTRRGTLFPDLYEALHEALRDDLESRLQRTAMDLTKQLVESGEGEAAIALLQDLRQSLPDLEEARERLDTLLQEGDQRAEAGRPPED; this is encoded by the coding sequence ATGCTTGGCGCGACCCCCTCTCCCCTCCACGACTTCCTCCACGGCGGACGTCTGCCCTTCGCCGGACGCAGGTCCGCGCGGGAGACCATGGCCGCCTTCGGCCGCTCCATCGAGGATCGTTCCGGTCCGGCCATCCTTCTCTTGAGCGGAGAGGAGGGACAGGGGAAGAGCCGGTTGATCGAGGAAATGGCCCTGACCCGCGCATCGTGGGGCGCATTGGCCGGCGCCACCTTGGAGGCCCTGTCCGCGGACCTGGAATCCCGCAGTCCGACAACGGCCAGACGGGCCGCTGCCCGCGGTGGGGTGGACGGCGGACAGCGCCTGCGGCACCTGCTGCCCGAGCTGTCGCGGGCCCGCCCCCATCTGCTGGCTTTGGATCAATGCGACCTGCTCCCGGCCGCCGAGGCCTTGCGCCTGGCCGGCATGCTGCGATCCCTTCCCCCCTGCATGCTGGGCCTTGTCATCGCCGGGCGCCCTCCCCTGCTGGCCCTGGCTTCGCACCTGGAGTTCCTCCCCATGACCAGCCTGCAATTGGAGGGCTTGGCCGCTGACGAAGTGGGGTCGCTGTGGGAAAGCTTGCTGGGGCAGGCCAGCAGCCCGTCGGTCACCGCCGTCCTGCAGGAGGAATGCGACGGACGGCCCCTCCTGCTCAAACAAGCCCTGCGCCACCTCCTCCAGGTCGGCTGGATCAACATCGGCACGGGTCGCGGACAGAGCCGCCTGGTCCCCGAGCAGCTGAAGGAGATCGTGCGGCAATGCGTGCGCCAGCTGGTGGAGGGTCGCCTGGCGGCTCTAACCGCGCAAGAGCGGACTCTGCTGCGGTCCCTGGCCCTGCTTGGGTCCTGCTTTGCTCGCGAGAGCGCCCTCCTCCTTCTGGGTGATGAAGGCGCATCATGTCTCGATCGGCTTGAGGATGCCGGCGTGCTTGGCCCGCCCGCCCGTCTCCCTTACCGCCTGGCCGGCCCGCCGGTCCAGGGTCCCCTTCTCCAGATCCAGGACAGCCTGGTCGCCCGCTTCCTGCGCCAGGACCATGTCCCTCCTCCGACCCGGCTGGTGGAGTGCCTGCGCGGCGGCGTTCCCCTCCATTCCCCCGCCGTCTTCCGTCATCTGGCGGCAGTCCTGCCCCGGTCGCCGGACAAGCAGGTGTTGCTCGACCTGCTGGGCACCGCCACCCAGATGGTCACATCGCTGGAACGTGAAGCCGGAATCGACGACGGTGAAACCGTGGCGACGGCCCTGCTCGAGGCGCTTGACCACGCCATGCCCTGGCGCGACGACGAGGACCTGCGGCTGGCCGTCAGCCGCCTGCTGGCCGCCCGGCTCTTCCTGCTCAAGGGGAAGGCGGGCGATGCATCCTTCCGCGATCTGGCCCTGGACCTGATGGAGTTGGGCCGCCACGGCGACCGTCTGGACCTGGCTGAGACCAGGCTGCTGGGCTGCATCCATTTGAACCGCCATTACATGAGACACAGCGCCCCCGACGATGAGGCCCTGCGCCGGGAAATGACAGGCCTGCTGGATCGTCATCCCACCTTGCGCCACCATCGGGCCTGGCTGGTCTACCTGGGCGACATGGGCTTGATCGCCTGGGGGCGCGGCCGCCATGCCCTGTCCCAGTGGGTCCGCCATCAGTTTGATCTGCTGCTGGCCCAACCTGTCTCGCCCGAATTCGAACATCTAGTCAGGCAACGCGTGGGCATCCCCTTGCTCTGCTGCTTCGAGACGAGGCAGGAGGCTGAGGCGCGGCTGGCCGAGCTGCGCGAACTGGAGCGAACGGTCCCTGCCAGTGACGCCGTGTTGCCGGCCCTGGGCCTGCACCTCCTGCTGCAGAGCGGACGCCTGGCGGACTTCCTGGAACGGTGGGAGGAGGCACGGCAGATCTGGCAGACGCGCGAACTGTCGCGCAACATGGCCATCGCCGGAGTCTGGCACCGGGCCGTGCTCCTGTTGTGCGGCGAGACCCCTGAGACGATCGCCCATGCCCCGACCGATCCCATGAGCCGGATCGCACAGGAACTGGCCTGCTACGAATGCATCATGCTGCTTGGTCGCCAGGAGTGGCTGGATGTCCACTTGGACGGGCTGCCCCCGGACGCGGAGGGCGAGCGTCCCATTCAACGATTCCTGCTGCTCTGGCACTGTCTCAGCACATGGTCGCCCCGTCGTCGATCGACGGCGCCTGACGAGTCCTTCCTTCTGGCGCACCTGCCCCCGAGCCACGAGGATGACCCGCCGCGTTTCGCCGCTCTCCTGGGTCTGTTGCAAGCCTGGAAAAGGGGAGCGCAGGACCAGGCGCTGGCGGAGGGCAAGGTCCTGCTGGAGATGCCCGTGGCACGGCTGGACCACCTGCTCATCCTGCGTGTCATGGCGGCCTTGTCCCTTCGCTGGCCAGATCTGGCGCCGGCGGCCTCCGCAGCGCAGGAGGCGGCCTTTGCGTGGTGTGCGGAGCGTCAGTTGGGCCGGGTCATCCAGGCCTGGTGCCGGCAACATGGCCGCCTGCTGTCCACGGGCAGAAAGCGGACCTGGATGCGGCGCGCCGAGCAGGCCTGCATTTGGAATCCGCGCGAGCTGGCGGGCGATCACGGCCAGCGGGACAATCTGTTGCACGTCCAGGTCTTCGGCCGGATTCGCCTCCGTCATCCAGGCAGCCTGGACTGGCATGCGCCCGGCGGACGGCGCTGCAGGATCCTGCTCTCCTTGCTGGTGGCAAATGCCATGCTGCGCAAGCCATTGGGCCGAAGCGAGTTCAGACGCATGGCGACGGGGGGGGATGATGCCGACCCGGCGGCCCGAACCCGCACGCGTCACCGTCTGGCCATCGCCGTGCACCGTCTGCGGGAGATGCTGGGCGCCGGATCCGTGCTGACAGGTTCCGGGCTTCCACAGTTGAATCTGGCGCAGGTCCGGGTGGACGCCCTGGAGGCGTGGCAAGCCCTGCACCAGGCGGAACAGGCCCTGCGCGAGCAGCGGCTCCTCCCCGCCCGGGACGCGCTGGGCGCCTGTCTGGCGCTGACCCGCCGCGGCACGCTCTTCCCTGACCTGTACGAGGCCCTGCACGAGGCCCTGCGTGACGATCTGGAGTCGCGCCTGCAACGAACGGCCATGGACCTGACCAAGCAACTGGTTGAGTCTGGTGAAGGAGAGGCCGCCATCGCCCTGCTGCAGGATCTGCGCCAGTCGCTTCCCGATCTGGAGGAAGCCCGGGAGCGCCTCGACACTCTGCTGCAGGAAGGGGATCAACGGGCCGAGGCGGGACGCCCACCCGAGGACTAG
- a CDS encoding class I adenylate-forming enzyme family protein, which translates to MTADLSFLEYRPVASCLEEIRRVAHQFPDEPALITESLEQTHGALQASVEATRAWLAGQGLPPGCSVLVLVPNCPEMVWLQLALLGMGCRSALIDVKTKREALIQIGQELLPAVLICAAELIARGEELRKHLPPRTVLLSTADLRAAALVAPPATWSDLSTEGRIAYFRMDREDRWRGAWFGLPQLGATAQQVRQLYSLHRGCAVLCQMPASHYLALSSMILPALCAAGHLVLLDRTCSVDLVLDMVARTEPRLMIHYRRNYWFLHRAAQQRHEAGQPLGRILHAVVNADSPQLPFRSSWEDLFQGHLLAGFATTWAGAFLALNLPWLEDREGFVGKALPGVDLRILDETGQERPSGRWGEVIFRSPGMAGELTADLRSSPEATEDGWLRSQQMAMMDTDGFLTLADEVFDVIWLHGFKVSPLEIEEPLCELPGVVDAAALGGARGSQPDQVLLFVQCETDESGHPCWTEEALREECVRLFPPYLRPSRIIFVDEIPYDDEEFKLRKDLRHRTETADPWRTT; encoded by the coding sequence ATGACGGCCGATCTCAGCTTCCTGGAATACCGCCCCGTGGCCTCCTGCCTGGAAGAAATCCGGCGGGTCGCCCACCAGTTCCCGGATGAGCCGGCGCTGATCACGGAGAGCCTGGAGCAGACTCATGGCGCCTTGCAGGCCAGCGTCGAGGCAACCCGTGCCTGGCTCGCGGGGCAAGGTTTGCCGCCTGGCTGCAGCGTCCTGGTGCTGGTGCCCAACTGCCCGGAAATGGTCTGGCTGCAATTGGCCCTGCTGGGCATGGGCTGCCGCAGCGCCCTGATCGATGTCAAGACCAAGCGCGAAGCCCTCATCCAGATCGGGCAGGAACTCCTGCCGGCCGTGCTCATCTGCGCCGCTGAGTTGATCGCCCGGGGCGAGGAACTGCGCAAGCACCTGCCGCCCCGCACCGTCCTGCTGTCCACGGCGGACCTGCGGGCGGCGGCGCTGGTCGCGCCCCCCGCCACGTGGTCCGACCTGTCCACGGAAGGGCGCATCGCCTACTTCCGCATGGATCGGGAAGACCGTTGGCGGGGCGCCTGGTTCGGCCTGCCCCAGTTGGGTGCGACCGCCCAGCAGGTGAGGCAGCTCTACTCCCTGCACCGCGGGTGCGCCGTGCTTTGCCAGATGCCTGCTTCCCATTATCTGGCGCTGTCCTCCATGATCCTGCCCGCCCTCTGCGCGGCCGGGCACCTGGTCCTCCTGGATCGCACCTGCAGCGTGGATCTTGTGCTGGACATGGTGGCCCGCACGGAGCCCAGGTTGATGATCCACTACCGGAGGAACTACTGGTTCCTTCATCGCGCCGCCCAGCAACGCCACGAGGCGGGCCAGCCGCTGGGCCGGATCCTTCATGCCGTGGTCAATGCCGATTCCCCCCAACTGCCGTTTCGTTCCAGCTGGGAGGACCTGTTTCAGGGCCACCTGCTGGCCGGCTTCGCCACCACCTGGGCCGGCGCATTCCTGGCGCTCAACCTGCCCTGGCTGGAGGATCGGGAAGGCTTCGTGGGCAAGGCCCTGCCCGGTGTTGATCTGAGGATTCTTGATGAGACCGGCCAGGAGCGTCCCAGCGGGCGCTGGGGAGAGGTGATCTTCCGCAGTCCCGGCATGGCCGGCGAGCTGACGGCGGATCTGCGCAGCAGTCCGGAGGCGACGGAGGACGGCTGGCTGCGCAGCCAGCAGATGGCCATGATGGACACGGACGGCTTCCTGACCCTGGCCGATGAGGTCTTCGACGTCATCTGGCTGCACGGCTTCAAGGTCAGCCCATTGGAGATCGAGGAGCCCCTGTGCGAGTTGCCGGGCGTGGTGGATGCGGCGGCTCTGGGCGGCGCACGGGGCTCGCAGCCCGATCAAGTGCTCCTGTTCGTGCAATGCGAGACGGATGAGAGCGGACATCCCTGCTGGACGGAAGAGGCCCTGCGCGAGGAGTGCGTTCGTCTCTTCCCCCCCTATCTGCGTCCATCCCGCATCATCTTCGTGGACGAGATCCCCTATGACGATGAGGAATTCAAGCTGCGCAAGGACCTGAGACACCGAACCGAAACTGCTGATCCGTGGAGGACGACTTGA
- a CDS encoding AMP nucleosidase, producing the protein MQSRLEIARNWLPRYTGMPLDGFGDYILLTNFHHYMVSFAQQFKCEIQGMGRPMQAATASNGLSIINFGIGSANAATIMDLLSARAPQGVLFLGKCGGLKSSSEIGNFILPIAAIRGEGTSLDYMPPEVPAMPSFKLHKFVSEKLNARRLDYRTGVVYTTNRRLWEHDAAFRERLQRMTCLAIDMETATLFIVGHANEISRGALLLVSDVPVTPEGVKTEESDRQVTENWSDLHLQIGIESMLEIGMKGEPIRHFHY; encoded by the coding sequence GTGCAAAGCAGATTGGAGATCGCCCGCAATTGGCTGCCGCGCTACACCGGCATGCCGCTGGATGGGTTTGGCGATTACATCCTCCTGACCAATTTCCATCACTACATGGTCAGCTTCGCCCAGCAGTTCAAGTGCGAGATCCAGGGCATGGGTCGTCCCATGCAGGCCGCCACCGCGTCCAATGGCTTGTCCATCATCAATTTTGGTATCGGGAGCGCCAACGCCGCCACCATCATGGATCTGCTCAGCGCCCGCGCTCCCCAGGGCGTGCTTTTCCTGGGCAAATGCGGCGGCCTGAAGAGTTCCAGTGAGATCGGCAACTTCATCCTGCCCATCGCCGCCATCCGCGGGGAGGGCACCAGCCTGGACTACATGCCGCCCGAGGTGCCGGCCATGCCCTCTTTCAAACTGCACAAGTTCGTTTCGGAGAAGTTGAACGCCCGCCGCCTGGATTACCGCACCGGCGTCGTGTACACGACCAACCGACGCCTGTGGGAGCATGATGCGGCGTTCCGCGAGCGTCTCCAGCGCATGACCTGCCTGGCCATCGACATGGAGACGGCCACCCTCTTCATCGTGGGACATGCCAACGAGATCAGCCGTGGCGCCCTGCTGTTGGTGTCGGACGTGCCGGTCACACCTGAGGGCGTGAAAACCGAGGAGTCCGATCGCCAGGTCACCGAGAACTGGTCTGATCTTCATCTGCAGATCGGGATCGAATCCATGCTGGAGATCGGCATGAAGGGCGAACCCATCCGCCATTTCCACTACTAG
- a CDS encoding AEC family transporter: MLPWIPVFLGCGWLARRRGWQAERLSTWLSAWALRVALPATVLKVLAGMPLSQLNHPAVWLPWLLLILVLPLLWFSLRRVPFLDAEQARLLLLLIPLGNTSFLGLPLLQAVRGDEALSSALLYDQFGSFPQLLLLGTWLLESHAGAAGSGQSGSRRGHPGQVVVRRLASFPPLPVLLLALSPAGPWLRDAAEPLLSLVAWTLVPTVMVALGARLRIRLLPKDRPALALGLMGKMVVVPALALLVAWLLDWRSPEVQVALLESAMPPMATAAAWAGDRGLCPSLGAALVSAGIIVALVWIPLLSLGLTWWMGS, translated from the coding sequence ATGCTGCCCTGGATTCCGGTCTTCCTGGGCTGCGGGTGGCTGGCCCGGCGGCGTGGCTGGCAGGCGGAGCGCCTCTCCACCTGGTTGAGCGCCTGGGCCCTGCGTGTGGCCCTGCCCGCCACTGTCCTGAAGGTTTTGGCGGGCATGCCCCTGTCCCAACTGAACCACCCCGCCGTCTGGTTGCCCTGGTTGCTGCTGATCCTGGTCCTGCCCCTGCTCTGGTTCAGCCTGCGCCGGGTGCCATTCCTGGACGCGGAGCAGGCGCGACTGCTGCTGCTGCTGATTCCCCTGGGCAACACCTCCTTCCTGGGCCTCCCCCTGTTGCAGGCCGTGCGAGGTGACGAGGCTCTGTCGTCCGCCCTGCTCTACGACCAGTTTGGCAGCTTCCCGCAGCTGCTGCTGTTGGGCACCTGGTTGCTGGAGAGCCATGCCGGCGCCGCCGGGTCCGGCCAAAGCGGCAGCAGGCGGGGCCACCCCGGCCAGGTTGTGGTGCGGCGCCTGGCGTCCTTCCCGCCTCTTCCTGTCCTTCTGCTCGCCTTGAGTCCGGCGGGACCGTGGTTGCGTGATGCGGCCGAACCCTTGCTCAGCCTGGTGGCGTGGACCCTGGTGCCGACCGTGATGGTGGCGCTGGGGGCGCGGTTGCGCATCAGGTTGCTGCCCAAGGATCGGCCCGCCCTGGCGCTGGGCCTGATGGGCAAAATGGTGGTGGTGCCGGCCCTTGCCCTGCTCGTGGCATGGCTGCTTGACTGGCGCAGTCCGGAGGTGCAGGTGGCCCTGCTGGAGTCGGCCATGCCGCCCATGGCCACTGCCGCGGCCTGGGCCGGCGATCGCGGCCTTTGCCCTTCGCTGGGCGCCGCCTTGGTCAGCGCGGGGATCATCGTGGCGCTTGTCTGGATCCCCCTGCTCTCGCTTGGCCTGACCTGGTGGATGGGATCGTGA
- a CDS encoding elongation factor G has product MNIHKAETIRNIALVGHESTGKTIFVEAMLRLAGEINRLGTIEGHNTVSDYTVFEQERQKSVFTTLSQFEWQGHKFNVLDTPGFSDFYGEVQAGLHVADIAVVLVSPMNGPEVITEMVMETVDARQMPCLFVFNGLDKDHIRFEEELENLKGSFRGVAQVQYPLETGESFTRIVDVLKRKILVFDAEGRVSEQDLGGEADRVEELYAALQETVAESDDALMEAFLENMELSEEQFSQGLAQGVRSGAVRPVFCSAARKLVGMSRILEVIAASYPSPQARPGNGRRGTEEVAVPCDAAAPVKALVFKTVNEQHVGELSFFRVYSGTIRTGDELVNAHTSNAEKIGSLFSVVGKTRKDLNEVSAGDLACTVKLRGTRTNDSLCTKGSLLELTPIVFPEPVMRTAIEPEKADDDEKMSTGLTLIHNEDPSFSIRQDPELKQTILAGQGEQQFNLLLEKLERRTGVKVKLIKPRVPYRETITGNADVKYRHKKQTGGAGQFAEVWVRIKPGERGSGFVFKSEVVGGAVTIPFQQATEKGMRQLLDEGVIAGCRVEDVEVTIYDGKMHPVDSKEIAFMIAGREAFKQGFQDSKPILLEPIWEVEVKTPDEYMGDVMGDLSSRRGKILGMDGAGKYQVIKALVPLAELYQYSTTLRSMSAGRATHRRRFDHYEKCPPDVQQKVIEEYQAERANA; this is encoded by the coding sequence TTGAACATCCACAAGGCGGAGACCATCCGCAACATCGCCCTGGTGGGACACGAATCCACGGGCAAGACCATTTTCGTGGAAGCCATGCTGCGCCTTGCCGGAGAAATCAACCGACTGGGCACGATCGAAGGGCACAATACCGTCTCCGACTACACGGTCTTCGAGCAGGAGCGCCAGAAGTCGGTGTTCACCACCCTGTCCCAGTTCGAATGGCAGGGACACAAGTTCAATGTCCTGGACACTCCGGGCTTTTCCGACTTCTACGGGGAGGTGCAGGCCGGTCTTCACGTGGCGGACATCGCCGTTGTGCTGGTCAGCCCCATGAACGGCCCGGAGGTGATCACCGAGATGGTGATGGAGACGGTCGACGCCCGCCAGATGCCCTGCCTCTTTGTCTTCAATGGTCTGGACAAGGACCACATCCGCTTCGAGGAGGAGCTGGAGAATCTCAAGGGCAGCTTCCGGGGAGTGGCGCAGGTGCAGTACCCGCTGGAGACGGGCGAGTCCTTCACCCGCATCGTGGACGTGCTGAAGCGCAAGATCCTCGTCTTCGACGCCGAGGGACGCGTCAGCGAGCAGGACCTGGGCGGCGAGGCGGACCGGGTGGAGGAGCTCTACGCCGCCTTGCAGGAGACGGTGGCCGAAAGCGACGACGCCCTGATGGAGGCTTTCCTTGAGAACATGGAGCTGAGCGAGGAGCAGTTCAGCCAGGGACTGGCCCAGGGCGTGCGGTCGGGAGCCGTGCGCCCTGTGTTCTGTTCGGCCGCCCGCAAGCTGGTGGGCATGTCCCGCATCTTGGAGGTGATCGCGGCCAGCTATCCCTCGCCCCAGGCCCGGCCCGGCAACGGCCGGCGCGGCACGGAGGAGGTCGCGGTGCCCTGCGACGCGGCCGCCCCGGTCAAGGCCTTGGTCTTCAAGACGGTCAACGAGCAGCATGTGGGCGAGCTGTCCTTCTTCCGCGTGTACAGCGGCACGATTCGCACCGGCGACGAACTGGTCAACGCGCACACCAGCAACGCGGAGAAGATCGGCTCCCTCTTCAGTGTGGTGGGCAAGACACGCAAGGACTTGAACGAGGTGTCGGCCGGGGACCTGGCCTGCACGGTCAAGCTGCGCGGCACCCGCACCAACGATTCCCTTTGCACCAAGGGCAGCCTGCTCGAACTGACGCCGATCGTTTTTCCCGAGCCGGTCATGCGCACGGCCATCGAACCGGAAAAGGCCGACGACGACGAGAAGATGTCCACCGGCCTGACCCTCATCCACAACGAGGACCCCAGTTTCAGCATCCGCCAGGATCCCGAGTTGAAGCAGACCATCCTGGCCGGCCAGGGTGAGCAGCAGTTCAACCTGTTGCTGGAGAAGCTGGAGCGCCGCACGGGCGTCAAGGTGAAGCTGATCAAGCCGCGCGTGCCCTACCGGGAGACGATCACGGGCAACGCCGACGTCAAATACCGCCACAAGAAGCAGACGGGCGGCGCCGGTCAGTTCGCCGAGGTCTGGGTGCGCATCAAGCCGGGGGAGCGCGGCAGCGGATTCGTCTTCAAGAGCGAGGTGGTGGGCGGCGCCGTCACCATCCCCTTCCAGCAGGCCACGGAGAAAGGCATGCGCCAGCTCCTCGATGAAGGCGTCATCGCCGGCTGCCGGGTGGAGGACGTGGAGGTCACCATCTACGACGGCAAGATGCATCCGGTCGACTCCAAGGAGATCGCCTTCATGATCGCGGGGCGGGAGGCCTTCAAGCAGGGCTTCCAGGATTCCAAGCCCATCCTGCTCGAGCCGATCTGGGAGGTGGAGGTGAAGACGCCCGACGAGTACATGGGCGACGTGATGGGCGACCTCAGTTCCCGCCGCGGCAAGATCCTGGGCATGGATGGCGCCGGCAAGTACCAGGTGATCAAGGCCTTGGTGCCGCTGGCCGAGCTCTACCAGTACTCCACCACCCTGCGCTCCATGAGCGCCGGTCGCGCCACGCACCGCCGGCGATTCGACCACTATGAGAAGTGTCCGCCGGATGTGCAGCAGAAAGTGATCGAGGAGTATCAGGCGGAGCGGGCCAACGCCTGA
- a CDS encoding HIT domain-containing protein yields MDRIWAPWRMAYIRGLDASRNAGHTEGGVEECIFCWKPRLESTHDESNLIVARRESCFVIMNLYPYNNSHLMVVPYRHLCDFTLLEAVELLDCQRALQDAVRVMQRTLQPQGWNIGLNLGKAAGAGIDQHLHWHVVPRWVGDTNFFPVLGETKVISESIQDSWQRMRDGFAAL; encoded by the coding sequence ATGGACCGCATCTGGGCGCCCTGGCGCATGGCCTACATCCGCGGCTTGGACGCCTCGCGCAATGCGGGGCACACGGAGGGCGGGGTCGAGGAGTGCATTTTCTGCTGGAAACCCCGGCTGGAGTCGACGCACGACGAATCGAACCTGATCGTGGCGCGGCGCGAGAGCTGCTTCGTCATCATGAATCTCTATCCCTACAACAACAGCCATCTCATGGTCGTGCCCTACCGCCACCTGTGCGACTTCACCCTGCTCGAAGCTGTCGAATTGCTCGACTGCCAGCGCGCCCTGCAGGATGCCGTGCGCGTGATGCAACGCACCCTCCAGCCCCAGGGCTGGAACATCGGTCTCAACCTGGGCAAGGCGGCCGGCGCCGGCATCGACCAGCACCTGCACTGGCACGTGGTGCCCCGCTGGGTGGGCGACACCAATTTCTTCCCGGTGCTGGGGGAGACCAAGGTCATCTCCGAATCCATCCAGGACAGCTGGCAACGCATGCGAGATGGATTCGCCGCTCTCTGA